A window from Ignavibacteriota bacterium encodes these proteins:
- a CDS encoding lysophospholipid acyltransferase family protein translates to MLNKYKLEFLAFNFLGNLLSIFGFKNLKYSAKFLAVIFFSLIRIRRNVVIKNLSIAFPHLDKKRLKKLAFKNYVSIAQTFLEVFCLKKLNKNEIASLFTEEDKNLVKGKVKNQNGIIILTAHVGNWELGAVAAGIVLERRINVLIKEQKNIFVRDWLEKIRQRFGNRQITLGANIREIYSSIKNGEIIGIVGDQRGPREGIKVNFFGRNTSVFAGTASIAVKTGCPVIIIFVVRKADGTFGIVAEELIYDKNLVSKEDQINSFNQIYMSKLEAVIRNYPEQWLWMHNIWKY, encoded by the coding sequence ATGCTCAACAAATATAAACTAGAATTCCTTGCATTTAACTTTTTAGGAAATTTATTAAGCATTTTTGGCTTTAAAAATCTTAAGTATTCCGCAAAATTTCTCGCAGTTATTTTTTTTAGCCTAATTAGAATTAGAAGAAATGTTGTAATAAAAAATCTTTCAATAGCTTTTCCGCATTTAGACAAAAAAAGGTTAAAGAAATTAGCATTCAAAAATTATGTAAGCATTGCCCAAACTTTTTTAGAAGTTTTCTGTCTAAAAAAATTAAATAAAAATGAAATAGCTTCTCTCTTTACTGAGGAAGATAAAAATTTAGTAAAAGGTAAAGTTAAAAATCAGAATGGAATAATAATTTTAACAGCACATGTTGGAAATTGGGAACTAGGCGCTGTTGCTGCGGGAATTGTTTTAGAAAGAAGAATTAATGTTTTAATAAAAGAGCAAAAAAATATTTTTGTTAGAGATTGGCTTGAAAAAATAAGACAAAGATTTGGAAATCGTCAAATTACTCTTGGTGCAAATATTAGAGAAATTTATTCTTCAATTAAGAATGGAGAAATTATTGGAATTGTGGGCGATCAAAGAGGACCCAGAGAAGGAATTAAAGTAAATTTTTTTGGAAGAAATACTTCTGTATTTGCCGGTACAGCATCGATTGCTGTTAAAACCGGTTGTCCTGTAATTATTATCTTTGTTGTTAGAAAAGCGGATGGAACTTTTGGAATTGTTGCTGAAGAATTAATTTATGATAAAAATTTGGTTAGTAAAGAAGATCAAATTAATTCTTTTAATCAAATTTATATGAGCAAACTTGAAGCAGTAATTAGAAATTATCCAGAACAGTGGTTGTGGATGCACAACATTTGGAAATATTAA